One Gammaproteobacteria bacterium genomic window carries:
- a CDS encoding polysaccharide biosynthesis tyrosine autokinase, which translates to MLSITLDAPDPAAVKARLNAIANSYLRQNVQRQSEEARRTLAFVNGQLPRLRENVNITEAAMRDYQAEQGTVDLSLEAQGILNSMATVEQRISGLGLRRAALMRTFTENHPLVESLDERRARLKEDRARIEEQMKELPDIESDYLKLARNAKVANGLYLQLLNRAQELKVTEAGVTGYVRIVDYAFKPLLPAGPSRVRILLVAIALGGVCAAGIIFLKRALARTLETPDLIERKLGLPVYATIPHSKHQSALYRSKRKKPGSGSDVLARSASTDNAIESLRSLRTSLQFALIDAKNNVITITGPTPGLGKTFVAVNLAFLLADINKRVLLIDADLRRGHTHRYLGHARTPGLSDVIAGRSKLSQSIHLIDNKGLYFMATGTIPPNPSELLVHDNFNRLIEQVSEDYDMIIFDTPPILNLTDGIITAKQSGITFLVVRGGESTIYDVEHSAKRLQQNDIKLNGVIFNDLKLSASKYGYGKYGYYNYQYKPGKPGA; encoded by the coding sequence ATGCTGAGCATCACGCTGGACGCGCCCGATCCGGCGGCCGTAAAAGCGCGCCTCAACGCCATCGCTAACAGCTATCTGCGTCAGAACGTTCAGCGTCAGTCAGAAGAGGCGCGGCGCACTTTGGCGTTTGTAAACGGTCAGCTTCCGCGGCTGCGCGAAAATGTGAACATCACCGAGGCCGCGATGCGTGATTATCAGGCCGAGCAGGGCACAGTGGATTTGAGCCTGGAGGCGCAGGGAATACTGAACTCCATGGCCACAGTTGAGCAGCGGATTTCCGGCCTCGGACTTCGCAGGGCGGCCCTCATGCGGACTTTTACCGAGAATCATCCGCTGGTCGAATCGCTGGATGAGAGACGAGCCCGACTGAAGGAAGATCGCGCCCGGATCGAAGAACAGATGAAAGAATTGCCTGATATCGAATCGGACTACCTCAAGCTGGCGCGCAATGCGAAAGTCGCCAACGGGCTTTACCTTCAATTACTCAACCGCGCGCAAGAGCTGAAAGTGACCGAGGCCGGCGTCACCGGCTATGTGCGTATCGTGGACTACGCCTTCAAGCCTCTGCTTCCGGCCGGCCCGAGCCGCGTGCGAATTCTGTTGGTGGCAATCGCATTGGGTGGCGTCTGCGCGGCAGGTATCATCTTTCTCAAGCGCGCCTTGGCGCGTACGCTGGAAACGCCAGATCTCATCGAGCGCAAACTGGGGTTGCCGGTTTACGCCACCATTCCACACAGCAAGCATCAATCCGCGCTATACCGCTCGAAACGCAAAAAACCGGGCTCCGGTTCCGACGTGCTGGCGCGCAGCGCGAGTACGGACAATGCGATCGAGAGCCTGCGCAGCCTGCGCACCAGCCTGCAGTTCGCGCTGATCGACGCCAAGAATAATGTCATCACCATCACCGGCCCCACGCCCGGCCTGGGCAAGACGTTCGTCGCCGTCAATCTGGCCTTTCTTCTCGCGGACATCAACAAGCGCGTATTGCTGATCGATGCGGATCTGCGGCGGGGCCATACGCACCGTTACCTGGGGCATGCGCGCACGCCCGGTCTCTCGGACGTGATCGCCGGTCGAAGCAAACTGAGCCAGTCGATTCATCTCATCGACAACAAAGGACTGTATTTCATGGCTACCGGCACGATTCCGCCCAATCCTTCCGAGCTTCTGGTGCACGACAATTTCAATCGGCTGATCGAACAGGTCTCCGAAGATTACGACATGATCATCTTCGACACGCCGCCGATTCTGAATCTCACCGACGGCATTATCACCGCCAAGCAGTCCGGTATCACTTTCCTAGTGGTGCGGGGCGGTGAGAGCACCATCTACGACGTTGAGCACAGCGCCAAGCGTTTACAGCAGAACGACATAAAGCTCAACGGCGTGATCTTCAATGATTTGAAACTGAGCGCGTCGAAGTACGGCTACGGTAAATACGGCTATTACAACTATCAGTATAAACCGGGCAAGCCGGGGGCATGA
- a CDS encoding GIY-YIG nuclease family protein produces MNRYYVYILTNNSRTLYTGVTNDLMRRIYEHRQKMVSGFTARYNIARLAWFEETGDITSAIAREKQIKGWLRSRKFALIESVNPKWEDLSADWYQ; encoded by the coding sequence TTGAACCGATACTACGTGTACATCCTGACCAATAATTCACGCACACTCTACACAGGCGTCACCAATGATCTCATGCGGCGAATTTACGAACATCGGCAAAAAATGGTATCCGGATTCACCGCGCGGTATAACATCGCAAGACTGGCGTGGTTCGAAGAAACTGGCGACATCACCAGCGCTATCGCGCGTGAAAAGCAGATCAAGGGATGGTTACGATCCAGGAAATTTGCGTTGATAGAGTCCGTCAATCCGAAGTGGGAAGACTTGAGTGCTGATTGGTATCAATAA
- a CDS encoding UPF0175 family protein, translating into MLIGINNLRFSVAAKLYELGRFSSGRAAEMAGIERVTFLNALGRRRISVFNYSADEA; encoded by the coding sequence GTGCTGATTGGTATCAATAACCTCCGTTTTTCGGTAGCCGCCAAGTTATACGAACTGGGCCGCTTTTCCTCCGGCCGCGCAGCCGAGATGGCAGGGATAGAGCGCGTAACGTTCCTCAATGCTTTGGGTCGGCGCCGTATCTCGGTGTTCAACTATTCCGCCGATGAGGCTTGA
- a CDS encoding MazF family transcriptional regulator produces MGAPAATTVILIPFPFSDLSRTKLRPALVLASTDRDDMILAQITSRPYADARAIKITDQDFLSGTLQVTSYVRPCKLFTAHHSLIKAEVAS; encoded by the coding sequence GTGGGCGCACCTGCAGCAACAACAGTGATCTTGATTCCGTTTCCGTTCTCGGATCTGTCGCGCACGAAGCTAAGGCCAGCATTGGTGTTGGCCAGCACCGACCGCGACGATATGATCCTGGCTCAGATTACCAGCAGGCCTTATGCTGATGCGCGCGCGATCAAAATAACAGACCAGGACTTTTTATCCGGCACCCTGCAAGTTACCAGTTACGTAAGGCCGTGCAAGCTGTTTACGGCGCATCACAGCCTGATTAAAGCTGAAGTCGCAAGTTAA
- a CDS encoding Uma2 family endonuclease: MTLLRPRADRYAAGLPRPDDVLLVIEVADSSLVYDRDTKARLYVQAGIEEYWLVDLARSTLWMHRRPAGTLHRGDRDAIRRNRKPGGVPLPARSRSPACCRDKLNSGIKILHGGYPVR, encoded by the coding sequence ATCACACTGCTGAGGCCCCGCGCGGATCGTTACGCAGCCGGGCTACCCCGGCCGGACGACGTGTTACTGGTGATCGAAGTCGCCGACAGCAGCCTGGTCTACGACCGTGACACTAAAGCGCGGCTGTATGTGCAGGCCGGCATCGAGGAATACTGGCTGGTCGACCTCGCTCGATCGACGCTGTGGATGCACCGACGTCCCGCCGGAACGCTACACCGCGGTGACCGCGATGCAATCCGGCGAAACCGCAAGCCCGGCGGCGTTCCCCTGCCTGCGCGATCCCGGTCGCCGGCATGCTGCCGTGACAAATTGAATAGCGGGATCAAGATTCTTCACGGAGGATATCCCGTTCGCTAG